AGTTTCTCCTAATGCTGCAGCTAACGGTGGGGGTGGTGGATTTTCTCAGTATCAGCATCTGGATAGTCCTAACtcatcattttcaaattatggATTAAGTGGGTACCCTATGAGTCCAATATCAGGTCAACTTGGTGGGTCTAATTTGCCACCATTGTTTGAAAACGCTGCTGCTGCATCAGCTATGGCTGTACCTGGGATGGACTCTAGGATGTTGGGGGGATCAAATATGGGTGCTGCTGCTGAGCATAGCCTTGGAAGATTAGGAAATCAGGTTCTGGGTAGCGCCCTGCAGGCACCCTTTGTCGACCCTTTGTATCAGCAGTATTTGAGAACCGCTGAATATTCTGCACAAGTAACCGCTCTCAATGATCCTTCTTTCGATAGGAACTATATGGGTAACTCATACATGGACCTGCTCCAGAAAGCCTATGTTGCAAATATGATATCTCCTCAGAAATCTCAATATGGTGCTCCATTGGGTGGTAAAACAGGTGTATCTAGCCCTCATGGTTACTATGGGAATCCTGCTTTTGGGCTCGGAGTGTCATATCCCGGAAGTCCCCTGGCTAGTTCAGTAATTCCTAATTCTGGAGGCCCTGGTAGCCCTCTAAGGCATGGAGACTTCAATGTCAGATTCCCTGGTGGGTTAAGAAATGTTCCCGGGAGCATAATTGGACCCTGGTCCTTGGATAACATGGATAGTACTTTTGCTTCTTCACTGCTGGAAGAGTTCAAGAGCAATAAAGCAAAGTGCTTTGAACTTTCAGAGATTGTCGGTCATGTCGTTGAATTCAGGTATAccttttctaaaattaaaatttcttttcatttgtgAGGCTCTTGATTTTTGACTTTTAATGTCTACATCTTTTGCCAGTGCTGATCAATATGGAAGCCGATTCATTCAACAAAAGCTTGAAACTGCAACAATAGAAGAGAAGAACATGGTTTTTGAGGAAATTTTTCCACAAGCTCTTGCATTAATGACTGATGTGTTTGGTAATTATGTAATACAAAAGGTACAAAGTTCTGTGACTAGTCGTAGTTGATACGGATGGTCCTTTTTCACTTCACTTCATTGTATCTTGACTTTGTTAATCCACGGGTATACTGAATTTTTATGCATTGCCAGTTCTTCGAACATGGTATGGCATCTCAACGAAGAGAGCTGGCTGACAAGCTTTTTGGTCATGTACTTAATCTAAGCCTCCAAATGTATGGTTGTAGGGTGATCCAAAAGGTAACATCAGCTTTAAATTTACAcattcaaataatgaaatggcTGTTTGTGTCAATCTTCTTTTCATTTGTCAAATCAAGAGATCCTTCCAATAATAATCACTGTCTGATTATGTAGGCAATAGAAGTTGTCGATGTGGATCAAAAGATCAAAATGGTGGGGGAGCTGGATGGGCATGTCATGCGTTGTGTTCGTGATCAGAATGGGAATCATGTTATCCAGAAGTGCATCGAGTGTGTCCCCGAGGAGCATATTCAGTTTATTGTCTCGACATTCTATGATCAAGTTGTGACCCTCTCGACGCACCCTTATGGTTGCCGTGTGATACAGGTTACCAAGAACTGTTTAGATGTCCTCACACTTGTATTTGGGATTATGTTCAAAGAGTTATAACATTTGATGCTTCCAATTATGCAGCGAGTTTTAGAGCACTGTAAGGATGAAACTACCCAGAGCAAAGTTATGGAAGAAATTTTGGGATCTGTAAGTATGCTGGCACAAGATCAGTATGGGAACTACGTTGTTCAGGTTTGtattttcttgtgattttttaaGCATAGTGATGTTTCATTAGTTTACGTagaaaatttttattcttttcactTACTGCTTTTTATGATGATTCTATAGCATGTACTGGGGCATGGAAAGCCACACGAGCGATCAACCATCATTCAGGAATTAGCTGGGAATATTGTCCAGATGAGCCAACAGAAGTTTGCATCAAATGTTGTCGAAAAATGCTTAACATTTAGCGATCCTAGTGAACGCCAACTGTTGGTGAATGAGATGCTTGGAACAACTGATGAGAATGAGCCTCTTCAGGTTTGTTGCATACTTTCTTCCCCTTGCACAATTTTCAGATAGTATTCttcagaaatggaaaaatccaactttgATCCTTTATACAGAATTTTGATATGCCTTGATGAGTATATGAACTAATAATTTCCTGAACTTGTCTTTTTCACCCTGCCCTCAATCAGGCCATGATGAAAGACCAATTTGCAAATTACGTTGTACAGAAAGTTTTAGAAACTTGTAGTGATCAGCAGCGTGAACTGATCATGTCAAGAATAAGAGTCCATTTGAACGCATTAAAGAAATACACATATGGGAAGCACATAGTAGCCCGTGTGGAGAAACTTGTTGCTGCTGGGGGTATGTAGATTCTCAACTTCCATTTCTGGATTAGCCACCATATAACTAACCAACCATtgtgttttttaatttctttgattGCAGAGAGGAGAATTGCTGCTCAGACCCCAATAGCGTAGACGTGTAGTAGGAAAGAAAGAAGTTGTACAGCTAACCGAGGCTAGTTTGGGCTACCTCTCTTTCTCGTCTTTCTTTCTTAAGCTTTTGATGATGAGGTTATAAGCTTCTGATTGCAAATAAAGCTGTTACCTGTACATTGTGTAGTGCTAAGTTTATAGGTAGAGAGAGTCTAGTAAGAGCTGAGGCCCCAattctgctgctgctgctgctgatgCTGAGGAGAAGATTCAAATTGACAATACTGATGGATGCCGAGGGTGTAATATAGTGCAAAGTGACTGTACAAAATTATGCCATTTTCGAGAGTTGAAGTTGCTTTTCTGTGTAAGGCTGAGAGGATTGCTATGTATGGTAATTTACAGTTTTATATCTCACTTGGCCAAATACATTACATCTCCCACCCTTTATTTATCCATTTCCTTTGTTTCTTGACTCCTTTGAGAATGTAGAGCAAATCTAGAGGAATATTGGAATAAACATAGGAAGCAGCAGTAAATAACATTTCTCAAAAAATGCAGATATATATTAGATCATATTCCTCCACAAACAAAGCTGCAAATGTCATGAAATTCTGTTGCCTAATCAAgatcaaaatcatcatcatcatcttgtTGGATCTTCTGCCCAAAACCTCTAGGTCCATCTCTAGCTCTGGCTCTAACTTTCCCTTTCTTACTacccttcttcttcctctcagCTTCTTCTTTCTTATACTTGTCTCCCTCCCTCTTCTGCAAGAAGTCCGTCACAGCTATGTAGATAACCTGATCCAAAATCAACCACCACCCACTTACCAAAATCACATCTTTTTAACACTCCAAGTCGAAGATACATACAAACAGTAAGAAGCTTTACTTACCCCTACGGTGAGAATGGTTAAACCGATAAAAGCGATGAGAAGGAGAGCTGATATAATAGTCGAGACACCATCGTCGCTAGTCGGAACTATTGCTTGAGAATTCTCAGCTGGAGTTGCTTCTGCGGAGATTTTCCATGTTTTGGTGTTTTTGGGGGTGAATGCATCGGGTGGATTGAGGTTACGCCATCTTCGTGAATGGGGCAGTGAAAGTGATGGACAGCGGAGAGGGGAAAATGGCTTTTGGGCGGCGAACAAATGCAGAGGTTTGTGCTTGTAAActaaggagagagagagaggtgcgGCCATTTGTGGGAGATGATGGGGATTGGGTTCACAGTTTCGCCCAATAGCAATCAGTTTTGGGTAAATTGCACTTTAGCtccatgatttttaattttgtgtattttgcCCCAAGAAACAATATCGTTTCATTCatatccatttttattttcatcctAAACATATCACCATTTATAATTGGTTTAACATATTATATGCAATTGTTCTGAGGCCTTACTACTATGAAATGATTCATTTTTATCCTTAAAGTGACAGTGTCTTAGCAGCCAAGATGATTATAATTCGATTACTAACTTATAAacggagtattaattaaaatcaaagaCTTAGGTCCTTTTGTGATTTAAAATCCATGagcattttataatttttgtcgtagttgtattatttgttagtttCAGAGTTTGAAACATTATAAATTGTTTGCTAGATTTCATTCGCAATATGAATCGCGATTAATTTGCACCTTAAAATATCCTATCACGAAAAAGTGTATAAAAAACCCGGCAAGCAGGCAGAGCAACCATTCACAAATCAGATTCTCATTTGAATAGAACGaagttatgttttttttgtacAAGTATTTTGGTGTGTGGTGAAACTATCtttattaatgaataatgatgaTCAGCTTTGGCTTAAGAGGGTTGATGGAATGGATCTACCCAACACTCATCTTCTCTCACAGCATTCCCCCACCTAATTTTGAACTTGTTTAACTCGATATACGACGATATTCTCACCTGCAAAACACCACCATGATTCAAAACTCAAAACGCAAAATACTCGAAACTCAAAATCCCATACGTATGCATAGGTATGAAAGAGTGAAAGAAAACTTACAGAAGTTCTACCATCAAATCCTTCCACTGTGGTTGTCATGGAAGCTAGCCGATCAATTTCAGCATTCGTCTGCACGACCAAACACATAAGTTGGAAAGTAAGATAGTATTTTGAGAGAATGAAAGCATGCATCTTGTAATTCTGTTCTCTTGATCATTGGATTCAGCTGGTCAGAAACTTTTTAACGCATCTGTAATGTCGTATGCATTCTTTTCCTAAATATCCTTTCGAGGACAGTAGAAAGAAGACATGAAGACTACCTTTCCATCTCCTGAACCTCCAAGGGAAGGAATACCCGGGTGGATTAAATACTCAGAGTCGACAACACCAATATTTTCGGTTCTATTGCCCTGCCAGAaacataaatagaaaaaactgTAACCTAGTTTCAACAAGAACATGAATTCCATAGTCCTAACTCGATGAAATTGCAAACCTGTACACAGTACCCCAGCAAAAAATCCAAGCCCCATGCATGAACAAGGTCATTCtgttaaacaaatatatgacCATGAATCATTCCAGTTGATCATAGGCCAAGGATAAGGCACAAAAAAGGAAGGAATTAATATTTACAAGTATATGTACATTTCCAAACCTGAATCATGTGCCAAGCACAACGCCACGATTCTCTCGAGAACACAGGAGCCATCATCTCCACGAACCTGTGTTAACGTAAAcatattgttgttttttaatgCAGCTAATTCGTATAATGCATCCATGAAAAAGCTATTTACTCTATCTAAGGCTGCCCTTTTTATATGTGGATTGATGAGTGAATTTACCCCGTGCACGGAGGGTCCACATTGTTTTCAAAACACTTAAATCCTGGGCCATGTAAATTAACAGCCCTCCTGTCAAAGTAAAAATGCAGAGCAACACATCAGGATAAGAGCATGAATAAACAATTTAACAGAATCATATGTCATTAATAATTAGACAATTTTGTCATCAGCAATCAAGTATTTGCTGCTCATAGAGGGTAAATTCTCAAGTCCAACAGTACATACCGGTGTAATGtagaatttgtttttcttgctGTAAGTGTGTAATGGACCTCGGATTTGTCAGCATCAATTGCAGGCTGTGATATTTGCAGTCCCTCTTCTTTAATAATTGAGAGATATCTGCCccaagacaaaaaaaaatccgttAATCAATACTAATAGTTAAACAAGATAGGCCTGTTTATAACAAATTAACCGTTGTCGTATTTGTTAGCCTTATGGATGAATGTGGTCTATCATATAAACTAAATCCAATCATGAGCACGCACTCGTATACATTCAGTATACCTTTCAACATGAAAATGTTCAACACCAAGATCTTCATCCCACAGGAAAATATAGTCGTATGCTGCCACAACATCAGGATGTAAGAACCGCTTGGCAAACCACCTAATTGAAAATCCGATTTTTTGTTAGTAAATGTGCATGTCAAAACAGACCTCCGAGTGTGAAGTGAACTACTCGTACCACTTAGTTTGGTTTACAGCGGCAACATGTATGGCATCGCTACTCCATTCTAGATCTCTCCATCCATCCACATTGCCATCATAATGAAAAAGCATGATGGCAAAATCAGTGAGCTGGAACTGAATCATACGAAACAAATGTTCATGGCTTGacgaaaatatttataagcaGCTGAAACGAGGGTGCGTCAACCTTCATTACCTTCTTTACAATctcatttacatttttcttttgctttatCCCGACTGCAACAGCCAGTAAGTTCATTGGTGACTTCGACTTCTAATATGAGAGCAGGAGCAGAAACAAGGCCTTGATCagataaatgaaatgaaacacAGTTTTATCGAAACTTTACACATTATGCAAGTTCAGAAACTATAAGAGTGGTCGCATTTAGCCTACATTTGAGTAACgtgaaacaagaaaaagatTTGTAACAGTGCATGCTAAGCTGAAATCTTCAGAAATATGATCTGAATAGATGTATATGATCATCTCCTATAGCATATGTATAtgcaattatgtatgattatCTATTTGTTCACAGCACTGTCTGAATATCGAAGAATGGATGTAATACGAAAACATCAATACCTTCTTCTTAGGAGGGCCCCAAAGTGGCCTCATCTCCAGATCAGAAGTTCTTGTGACAATACCTCTTGGTAGTGTCTCAGTTCCATCAGGAATGCACTCTTTCTAGATCAAAAAGTACAACAAATTGAGCAATAAGTACTCCTAAAATCTTACAAGTTACTACTATTATGCaaattattgtttaaattCCCCACAAACCTCACAATTCTTGGATTTTGTCACCTCTGTTGGATGAAGACTGCATCCAAAAAACCTCTGCACGCATAAGACATAAAAAGTTACTACTCACACATTAACtgaacaaaatcaaatcattatACAGGAAGCCTATATCTACCTCTTTATGATCAGTAAGTAACAGAGCACTCCCTATGAAGAAGAGTgttgaaagaaaaattagtgatGGAACCCAGCTGCGTACAAAGGATTGCTTCCTTTTAGGTTCAATCGTTTTATGAGTTGCCATCTGAAACCatgaatgaaaattacacatgTGAAAtacaaacacacaaaaaaattggaaaaaagttaCAATTACAGCATGATTGTGTGACCACGCATAATAAGGATGATAGCTTAATTAGAAGAATTGAACACAACTTACATCATAAATATATtggtgaaaaagataaaaccaAACAGTACGTATAATTTGAGGGGAGGTGGATGGTGATATAAGCATGAGAGATGCGTTGTGTTGTGAGAAATAAGTAAAGAGAAAGGTCAACGGAGGGGAGTGGTGGAGTTTTACTTGAAAATGTGGAAAGAGAGGACACGTTAGTTTGAACCAAAAAAACGTTTTTTGATATAGTAGCTAGCTAACTAACTACTTGGGGCCGCCAAACTGACAAATTAAGGGCCTAATAATTTATTGCTAATTAAGTCTAGTTTGAAAAAGGaactaatataaattaataaatgccTTGCCTCAGCTCAAGATCCAAAAACAATTAAGCACTCATTTGTGCAGCAGCCAGCATGGATTATGGAACACGTCTCCACTTTCCCCTAATCTATTATTAACATCCCAACTCATTACTAGGAGTAGGAGTAATACTTTTGTCACCCCACCATACacaaatttatagtagtactactaatttttacACCTCAAAATTCGTACCATTAATTCAGATTCAAATACTATTgtgtactactaatatttagtATACTAAGTACTGTTTTATTACCCACTCAAAATTATGTGAATTCAAAAGGACTTCTTGTAGCTTAAACCAAAAGGGTTTGACATATTACAATCGTATCCTTCAATATTAAGTTATGCTATAAGCCTatacttattaaaattaaaagggaTATTGCCATgtaatatcatgaaacttttaaaaagttggattttttctaagaacattaaatttaacaaataatatcatgaactttgctaCTTGTGTATTATTTCCCACCCGCTAGCTGAGCTGGCAAAATCAAGCATAAGTGGCTTGCCGGAGGTAATCGGAAAGTTGATGTGGCATTCGCCGAAATTTTGACAAAACGGTGTCGTTTTACTTATGATATTTTGCACTCTTTCTTTTGTTCTCGAACGATTTTCAATTCTGTCAAAACGATTTTCGGTTCTTTCAATCTGAAAATCGATTCATCCGTCAATTTGCTCGCAGAATCTCAGAAACATTTCATCCTTCAATCTCAGAATCGATTTATCTTTCAATTTCAGAATCGCATAAACATTTCATCCTTCAATTTACAATTTAGGGTTCGCAATTTGGTTGGGGATTTGAAGCCCGAAATCAGAGGAAGAATCTGCTCGCAGCTCATTTGATTCTCCATCGACGACGTCGGAGGaagaattaatgaaaaacGATTCTTCTATTCCTATTGAGCCCAACTGTGCCGCCTTTCTATATTACATAGGTAGCTCTCGTACTGAGAAGGGTCGTTCGATATCCTCACAAATGGATATCAGACAAGAGGGAGGAATCAGCTCCTCTGTCACCATTTTAATATCCTCACAATTGGATATCAGACAACACCTATGTTAACTGAGCTTGCTCTTCTCTTTCTCGTTTGCATTTCACAGCTTTTTAGTGTTGCTTTCGAAAAATGCCAAGTCATTGACTATTCATCTAGCAGTTTGCCAAATATGATgaataagttaaaaaattgCTAAGTAGATTGCCAACTAGATTTAATTTGCCAACTCAACATACATGTCATTTACTAATAGCCGGTGGAAAATAACACACAAGtagcaaagttcatgatattatttgccaaatttAAAGTTCGTTGGAAAAAtctaactttttgaaagtttcggATATTACGTGTGAATATCCCAAATTAAAGCCACAGGCAAAATTGTGCTACAAAAATGCTCTTAACAAAGATCGCAGCACATTAGTTTTCTCGTCCCGCCAACCAATGCATATAAATTCGATTTTTCCCCGCCATCGCATTTACCCGAGTGTTCTATCTGTCGAGGCCATcgcattctctctctctctctctctctctctccaaacaCACACAGTTGTCGCCTACGGTTTTCTGCCGATTAATCTGGTAATTTCATGcctaattttagttgaagCATGGATTGAGATTTGTTTCTCCTTTTAACCCGATTGGTGCTTAAATATCAGCTACGGCGATCGCATGTGCTCAGAGAGCTCTCTCGCACtctcttcttcatctctctcacacacagcACAACACATGCGCACACTACTGTATCGATTAGTGAATTTCACGTCTAATTtggttttttaagtttttttctgCATCTATTATCGGATTGGTGCTATTAATTCGCGGATTCTGATTGCACAATTTGTGCTATAGGTATACTTGTAGGACATTTACTTTGAGTGATAGGatgaattagtaaaaataatctAAGCTAATTCATCGATTACTTTGATGGATTGAATACTTTATTAATCTATCATATCACTCTCCTCTTTCATCTACCAGCATTGGCGTATAGACCTTTTGTTTCGTAACTTTCCAGTATTGTGTTCGTTAAAAGTTGCTAGTACTCTGACTGTTATGATTTATGAATCACTGGATCATCTTTCAT
The nucleotide sequence above comes from Salvia hispanica cultivar TCC Black 2014 chromosome 5, UniMelb_Shisp_WGS_1.0, whole genome shotgun sequence. Encoded proteins:
- the LOC125187120 gene encoding pumilio homolog 2-like isoform X6, whose amino-acid sequence is MLPEMGRRPIVGNGESSYPDEFEQEIGMLLREQRRQEADDLEKELNLYRSGSAPPTVEGSLSAVGGLFNHGASGGTAESGAGVSAAIAEFARNKNGNGFMSEEELRSEPAYLSYYYSNVNLNPRLPPPLLSREDWRFAQRLQGGSSAIGDKRKVNRSDSGNGGRSLFSMPPGFNSKKQESENEDKLQGPVEWGGDGLIGLPGLGLGSKQKSLAEIFQDDMNRATPVPGHPSRPASRNAFDENSSAMASTEAELAHLRRELSSSDLVHSTSYTPTSSAPQHTGTAASFSYAAVLGASLSRSSTPDPQRIARAPSPCPTPIGGGWGGNSEKRNINSPNSFNGVASHSNEPADLAVALSGLNLSNGIVDEENHSSSQIESEADDHNNYSFNLQGGQNNTRQQSYKKKHEAGPYNMSAVPQAGVSSPHGYYGNPAFGLGVSYPGSPLASSVIPNSGGPGSPLRHGDFNVRFPGGLRNVPGSIIGPWSLDNMDSTFASSLLEEFKSNKAKCFELSEIVGHVVEFSADQYGSRFIQQKLETATIEEKNMVFEEIFPQALALMTDVFGNYVIQKFFEHGMASQRRELADKLFGHVLNLSLQMYGCRVIQKAIEVVDVDQKIKMVGELDGHVMRCVRDQNGNHVIQKCIECVPEEHIQFIVSTFYDQVVTLSTHPYGCRVIQRVLEHCKDETTQSKVMEEILGSVSMLAQDQYGNYVVQHVLGHGKPHERSTIIQELAGNIVQMSQQKFASNVVEKCLTFSDPSERQLLVNEMLGTTDENEPLQAMMKDQFANYVVQKVLETCSDQQRELIMSRIRVHLNALKKYTYGKHIVARVEKLVAAGERRIAAQTPIA